Proteins encoded together in one Calditrichota bacterium window:
- a CDS encoding radical SAM protein has protein sequence MSSPLLVREIRCRAALTRSRIPGIDYALNPYVGCAHGCRYCYAEFMRGYTGHAEPWGSFVDVRINAARQLANDVARLRPGVIGLSTVTDPYQPLERRYQLTRSCLTVLQAGLFPVSILTKSPLVTRDIDVLRSLAECEVGLTITTDDERMRRLFEPCAPPVVRRLEALAALKAAGLRTYAFVGPALPMDPQHLARLLDGLVDEVLVDRMNYAHKVVSLYRAHGLTKYLSNAYFEEVEAAMSSVARR, from the coding sequence ATGTCGTCGCCCCTCCTCGTCAGGGAGATTCGCTGCAGGGCGGCGCTCACGCGCTCGCGCATTCCGGGAATTGACTATGCCCTGAATCCCTACGTGGGCTGCGCCCATGGCTGCCGGTATTGCTACGCGGAGTTCATGCGCGGCTATACCGGCCATGCCGAACCGTGGGGCAGTTTTGTGGATGTGCGCATCAATGCGGCCAGGCAGCTGGCAAACGATGTGGCGCGGCTGCGGCCAGGGGTAATCGGCCTGAGCACCGTCACCGATCCTTACCAGCCGCTGGAACGGAGGTACCAACTGACGCGTTCCTGCCTTACGGTCCTCCAGGCCGGCCTCTTCCCGGTGTCGATCCTGACCAAGTCGCCGCTGGTCACGCGGGACATCGACGTGCTCCGCTCTTTGGCAGAATGCGAGGTGGGACTGACCATCACCACAGATGACGAGCGCATGCGCCGACTGTTCGAGCCCTGTGCACCACCGGTTGTGCGGCGGCTGGAGGCGCTGGCGGCGCTCAAAGCGGCAGGGCTGCGCACCTATGCCTTCGTCGGGCCGGCGCTGCCAATGGATCCGCAACATCTGGCGAGGTTGCTCGATGGCCTTGTGGACGAGGTCCTGGTAGACCGCATGAACTATGCGCACAAGGTCGTCTCTCTGTATCGCGCCCACGGCCTGACAAAGTACCTGTCCAATGCGTACTTTGAGGAAGTTGAGGCGGCGATGTCATCTGTGGCGCGACGCTAA
- a CDS encoding ParB N-terminal domain-containing protein yields MGIEEDIPRQLASVALTEIDLEDRWYQVSYGPPPPALAASLHTVGLINPPTVQRRQDGRWRVVAGFRRCALLREQGATTISAWCVEEAVPELALFVWSLGDNLGIRALNVVECAVALHKLVRQFHVPETEVVSRYMPLLNLQGSRTLLQRYLSLAGLPEPMRQWLAEDRLSQEVALRLVEMSDGDASALFAVISQLRLGKNHQRDLVRLAEDVARRESMSIQQVLSAPELQEVLRKTDWSPGQKTEKVLTWLRQRRFPRLAEAERRSHELIRSLDLPANVRLSPPANFEGGEWQCHVQFGSGEELRAAAQRLQQIAESSTLRELLLLP; encoded by the coding sequence ATGGGCATCGAAGAGGACATTCCCCGGCAATTGGCAAGCGTTGCCCTCACGGAGATCGACCTTGAGGATCGGTGGTATCAGGTTAGCTATGGGCCGCCGCCCCCGGCTTTGGCGGCATCCCTGCACACGGTGGGGTTGATCAATCCGCCGACTGTGCAGAGGCGGCAGGACGGCCGTTGGCGAGTGGTCGCAGGGTTCCGGCGGTGCGCCCTCCTGAGGGAGCAGGGGGCAACAACCATCTCCGCTTGGTGTGTGGAAGAAGCCGTCCCTGAACTTGCCCTCTTCGTGTGGTCCTTGGGCGACAATCTTGGCATCCGCGCCCTGAATGTCGTCGAGTGCGCCGTTGCCCTCCACAAACTGGTCAGGCAATTCCATGTGCCTGAAACAGAGGTTGTAAGCCGGTACATGCCGCTCCTCAACCTGCAGGGGAGCCGTACGCTCTTGCAGCGTTACCTCTCGTTGGCCGGGCTGCCCGAGCCAATGCGGCAATGGTTGGCCGAGGACCGTCTCTCCCAGGAGGTGGCCCTCCGCCTCGTCGAAATGAGCGACGGCGACGCCTCGGCCCTGTTTGCCGTGATCTCGCAGCTGCGCCTGGGGAAGAACCACCAACGCGACCTTGTCCGACTCGCAGAGGATGTGGCGCGCAGGGAGTCGATGTCCATTCAGCAGGTGCTTTCTGCGCCGGAGTTGCAAGAGGTCTTGCGAAAGACCGACTGGAGCCCAGGCCAGAAAACGGAGAAGGTGCTGACCTGGCTGCGCCAGCGGCGGTTCCCCCGTTTAGCCGAAGCGGAACGCCGCTCCCATGAGCTGATCCGCAGTCTTGATCTCCCGGCCAATGTGCGTCTTTCTCCTCCAGCCAATTTTGAGGGTGGCGAATGGCAGTGTCACGTACAATTCGGGAGCGGTGAGGAGTTGCGGGCAGCGGCGCAACGACTTCAGCAAATCGCCGAAAGCTCGACGTTGCGAGAATTGCTGCTTCTGCCTTGA
- a CDS encoding serine hydrolase — protein sequence MRPLCWITFFALSLCGLTATWAGLPHARPEEVGMSSERLARLDELITQAVTKGEIPGAVVLVMRHGRIVVHKAFGHSQLVPERKPMERDMIFDLASMTKPVATATSVMILVEQGKLRLHDKVKTFVPEFTPFVDDKGAPAEDACVWHLLTHTSGLPPYANADSVARRFGRPCPTDSLVAYIAKLKKLNAPGKELHYSCLGFITLAHIVHQVSGQPLDQFADEHIFRPLGMKSTAFCPGKELLPRVVPTEVVDGAPLHGVVHDPLARLQGGVSGNAGLFSSAEDLAIFAQMMLNQGHYAGVRILSPLTVRLMTSVYPEVPQAGRGLGWDISSAYASNGGDLFAGGYGHTGYTGTSIWIDPATDAAVILLTNRVHPKDVGSVVRLRSLAANVVAGAIVGP from the coding sequence ATGCGTCCACTCTGCTGGATCACATTCTTCGCTTTGAGCCTGTGCGGGCTCACTGCCACATGGGCCGGTCTCCCGCACGCGCGACCCGAAGAGGTGGGGATGTCCAGCGAACGCCTCGCCCGACTGGACGAGCTCATCACTCAAGCAGTGACCAAGGGGGAGATACCGGGCGCGGTGGTCCTGGTCATGCGCCACGGCCGTATCGTGGTGCACAAGGCCTTTGGCCATTCTCAGCTCGTGCCGGAGCGCAAGCCCATGGAAAGAGACATGATCTTTGACCTGGCCTCCATGACCAAGCCAGTGGCCACCGCCACCTCGGTGATGATCCTGGTGGAACAGGGCAAACTCCGCCTGCACGACAAGGTAAAGACCTTCGTCCCCGAGTTCACCCCCTTCGTCGACGACAAGGGGGCGCCGGCTGAGGACGCCTGCGTGTGGCATCTGCTGACCCACACCTCAGGTCTTCCCCCCTATGCCAATGCCGACAGCGTTGCGCGCCGCTTCGGTCGCCCCTGTCCCACAGACTCGCTGGTTGCCTACATCGCCAAGCTCAAGAAGCTCAATGCACCCGGCAAGGAACTCCACTACAGCTGCCTGGGCTTCATCACCTTGGCCCACATTGTGCACCAGGTCTCCGGCCAGCCTCTTGACCAATTCGCCGACGAGCACATTTTCCGGCCTTTGGGCATGAAGAGCACCGCCTTCTGTCCCGGCAAGGAGCTTCTGCCGCGGGTCGTCCCCACCGAGGTGGTGGACGGCGCGCCCTTGCACGGCGTGGTGCACGATCCCTTGGCGCGCTTGCAGGGCGGTGTTTCGGGCAATGCGGGACTCTTTTCCTCTGCGGAAGACCTCGCCATTTTCGCCCAGATGATGCTCAACCAGGGGCACTATGCAGGCGTGCGCATCCTCAGCCCTTTGACCGTGCGCCTGATGACCTCTGTCTATCCCGAAGTGCCACAGGCTGGCCGTGGCCTGGGCTGGGACATCAGCAGTGCCTACGCCTCAAACGGCGGGGACCTTTTCGCTGGCGGCTACGGCCACACGGGCTACACCGGCACTTCCATCTGGATCGACCCCGCCACTGACGCAGCGGTCATCTTGCTGACCAACCGCGTGCACCCCAAGGACGTAGGCAGCGTGGTGCGTCTGCGCAGCCTCGCGGCAAACGTCGTGGCCGGGGCAATCGTCGGGCCGTAG
- a CDS encoding sigma-54-dependent Fis family transcriptional regulator gives MKVLLVEDEKVSRIALSDALRKAGYQVVACESGNEGLEWIEEDHFEAVITDLRLPDLSGMEILKAAKQKDKDCAVIVVTAYGTVESAVDALKLGAYDYLTKPFSTDKLLAMLKNIHHLHELLRENLQLKKWVTTYQEREIIGNSAPIRRVVEILRSVATTDYTVLIQGESGTGKELAARFLHRTSERRQGPFVAVNCAALPEGLLESELFGYEKGAFTGAVRRHVGYIERSRGGTLFIDDVDDLPLRLQVKLLRVLQEREIQRLGGEHPIPVDFRLVCASKANLAQLVASGSFREDLYYRLNIITVTMPPLRDHREDIPILIDHFVKRYGQGKAGFALTRTQLEQLMAYDWPGNVRELENVVQRMLALPPGVDLLELGSTFLPEVQERQSPASASPPAEELPALADFVRAQEYELIAKAMRLAQNNISRAARLLKIPRTTLQCKLDKMRLARQGGPLRAGGEAVR, from the coding sequence ATGAAGGTCTTGCTCGTGGAAGACGAGAAGGTGTCGCGCATTGCCCTCAGTGACGCGTTAAGGAAGGCGGGTTACCAAGTAGTCGCCTGCGAGAGTGGCAATGAAGGCCTGGAGTGGATAGAAGAGGACCATTTCGAGGCGGTCATCACCGACTTGCGTCTGCCGGACCTGAGCGGCATGGAGATCCTGAAGGCGGCAAAGCAGAAGGATAAGGACTGCGCCGTCATTGTCGTCACCGCCTACGGCACGGTGGAAAGCGCCGTGGATGCTTTGAAGCTCGGTGCCTACGATTACCTGACCAAGCCCTTTTCCACGGACAAACTGCTGGCGATGCTCAAAAACATCCACCACCTGCACGAGCTGCTGCGCGAGAATCTCCAACTCAAGAAATGGGTCACCACCTACCAGGAGCGAGAGATCATTGGCAACTCTGCCCCAATTCGCCGGGTGGTGGAAATCCTGCGTTCGGTGGCCACAACGGACTACACGGTGCTCATCCAAGGAGAGAGCGGTACCGGCAAAGAGCTGGCAGCCCGCTTCTTGCACCGGACAAGCGAAAGACGACAAGGACCATTCGTTGCCGTCAACTGCGCCGCCCTCCCAGAGGGTTTGTTAGAGAGCGAGCTCTTCGGCTACGAAAAAGGGGCCTTCACCGGGGCCGTGCGTCGCCACGTTGGCTACATCGAGCGCTCCCGCGGGGGCACACTGTTCATTGACGACGTGGACGACCTGCCGCTCCGTTTGCAAGTCAAGCTGTTGCGCGTGCTGCAGGAGAGAGAAATCCAGCGTCTCGGCGGGGAACACCCCATTCCCGTGGATTTCCGTTTGGTGTGCGCAAGCAAGGCGAACTTGGCGCAGCTGGTTGCCTCGGGTTCGTTTCGCGAGGATCTCTATTACCGGCTGAACATCATCACCGTCACCATGCCGCCCCTGCGCGACCACCGCGAAGATATTCCGATCTTGATTGACCACTTCGTCAAGCGCTACGGCCAAGGCAAGGCGGGCTTTGCCCTCACGCGCACTCAGCTGGAGCAGCTCATGGCCTACGACTGGCCCGGCAACGTGCGCGAATTGGAGAACGTCGTGCAACGCATGCTGGCCCTGCCCCCGGGGGTGGATTTGCTGGAGCTCGGGAGCACTTTTCTGCCGGAAGTGCAGGAGCGCCAGAGTCCCGCATCTGCCTCGCCGCCTGCAGAGGAACTTCCGGCCCTTGCGGATTTTGTCAGGGCGCAGGAGTACGAACTCATCGCCAAAGCCATGCGTCTTGCCCAAAACAATATCAGTCGCGCGGCCCGGCTGCTCAAGATTCCGCGCACCACACTCCAGTGCAAGTTAGACAAGATGCGCCTGGCGAGACAAGGGGGACCACTGAGGGCTGGCGGAGAGGCAGTCCGGTGA
- a CDS encoding PhnD/SsuA/transferrin family substrate-binding protein, with the protein MKRRFAYLFASIFLLGVISLGLYVVVMDIRTPSAWQHAAAPGEGITKRDTIRVGVVSRFAPNLIYQGYQPIVDYLNEVTPYHFVLKLGGSYEETIQQLVRREVQLAFVGTFVYLKARHKYPIRCLLSPLNRRYEPYLRSVLVTRADSPIRSVADLVGKSLALPSPMSFSANWLLRAELPKYGLHAADLAAVRHFDFHHTVIYEILSGRIDAGVVKDRVAEEFFDKGIRVVASSPPIPGSPLVVRSDLDSTLVLAIEEALLRVDTRKPEFEQLVRDWDPEFTHGFTRVQDSDYDEAEGAVFSGEDEL; encoded by the coding sequence ATGAAGCGCAGGTTTGCGTATCTGTTCGCGAGCATCTTTCTCCTGGGGGTCATATCTCTCGGCCTCTATGTGGTTGTCATGGACATCCGGACGCCGTCGGCCTGGCAACACGCCGCGGCACCGGGGGAGGGCATCACCAAACGGGACACCATCCGCGTCGGTGTAGTCTCGCGTTTTGCGCCCAACCTCATCTATCAGGGTTACCAGCCCATCGTGGACTATCTCAACGAGGTGACCCCCTACCATTTCGTCTTGAAACTGGGTGGCTCCTATGAGGAGACCATTCAGCAATTGGTGCGGCGCGAGGTACAGCTGGCGTTTGTCGGCACCTTTGTCTACCTCAAGGCCAGGCACAAGTACCCTATTCGGTGCCTCCTCAGTCCTCTGAATAGGCGCTACGAGCCTTATTTGCGCTCCGTGCTCGTCACCCGTGCCGACAGCCCCATCCGCAGTGTTGCCGATTTGGTCGGCAAGAGTCTGGCCTTGCCTTCGCCCATGTCTTTCTCCGCCAATTGGCTGCTGCGCGCGGAACTGCCCAAATACGGCTTGCACGCAGCTGACCTTGCTGCCGTACGCCACTTTGACTTCCACCACACGGTAATCTACGAGATTCTCAGTGGCAGGATCGACGCAGGGGTAGTGAAAGATCGCGTTGCGGAGGAGTTTTTCGACAAGGGCATCCGGGTGGTCGCCTCCTCGCCGCCAATACCAGGCTCGCCGCTCGTGGTGAGAAGCGATCTCGATTCTACCCTGGTCCTGGCCATCGAGGAGGCCCTCCTCAGGGTGGACACCCGCAAGCCGGAGTTTGAGCAGTTGGTGCGAGATTGGGACCCTGAGTTCACCCATGGCTTCACCAGAGTTCAAGACAGCGATTACGACGAAGCCGAGGGTGCGGTTTTCTCCGGCGAGGACGAGCTATGA
- a CDS encoding 3-isopropylmalate dehydratase small subunit — protein MSIIRGRAWKYGDDVNTDVIFPGKYTYTVTDPKEMAKVAMEDLDPRFAREVQPGDVVVGGKNFGCGSSREQAAFCLKYAGVGAVIAKSFSRLYFRNCINAGLPAIQCPEAVEAIQDGQSVEVDLKAGLVRVGSKSFSFPPLPPEVIGIFEAGGLIPFTRKRLGLE, from the coding sequence ATGAGCATAATTCGAGGAAGAGCCTGGAAGTACGGTGACGACGTGAACACCGACGTCATCTTCCCCGGGAAATACACCTACACAGTGACCGACCCCAAGGAGATGGCCAAAGTGGCCATGGAAGACCTCGACCCACGCTTTGCGCGCGAAGTACAGCCAGGCGACGTGGTCGTGGGAGGCAAGAATTTCGGGTGCGGCAGCTCTCGTGAGCAGGCCGCCTTTTGCCTCAAGTACGCCGGCGTGGGCGCGGTGATCGCCAAGTCCTTCTCCCGCCTCTATTTCCGCAACTGCATCAACGCCGGCCTTCCGGCCATTCAATGTCCGGAGGCGGTCGAGGCCATCCAGGACGGGCAAAGCGTGGAGGTGGACCTCAAGGCCGGCCTGGTGCGCGTGGGGAGCAAATCGTTCTCCTTTCCCCCGCTCCCGCCAGAGGTCATCGGCATCTTCGAGGCCGGAGGTCTCATCCCCTTCACGCGCAAACGGCTGGGCCTGGAGTAA
- a CDS encoding 3-isopropylmalate dehydratase large subunit yields the protein MGKTFAEKVLGRKAGKEVVAGEIVEVTPDVAMSHDNTAAIAKTFYSIGVEKVYNPDMHVVILDHCVPAANEKFALNHKEVREFVARQGITHFYDIHRGICHQVLPEEGFALPGELIVGSDSHSTTYGAFGAFATGIGRSEMAVIFATGKIWLRVPETMRIVVTGDLPEGISAKDVMLHIIGKLTADGALYKAVEFTGPTIRQMSIASRMVLTNMAVEMGAKIGYVEPDDKTLAWLEGRARRPFEVVTSDPDALIEEEHVFDVSNLEPMVACPHTVDNVKPVREVKGVKVHQVFFGSCTNGRLEDFAEVVKVLRGRRIHPSTRMIVIPASQQVLKEALAAGYIAALVEAGAVIVNPGCGPCMGNHEGILAPGEVTLSTSNRNFKGRFGCKEAEIYLASPRTAAATALTGTITDFREVV from the coding sequence ATGGGCAAGACTTTCGCGGAAAAGGTCCTGGGACGCAAAGCAGGAAAGGAAGTGGTAGCAGGCGAAATCGTGGAGGTCACTCCCGACGTAGCCATGAGCCACGACAACACCGCTGCCATTGCCAAGACCTTCTACAGCATCGGCGTGGAGAAAGTCTACAACCCGGACATGCACGTGGTCATCTTGGACCATTGCGTGCCGGCAGCCAACGAAAAGTTCGCGCTGAACCACAAGGAGGTGCGCGAGTTCGTGGCCAGGCAGGGGATCACCCACTTTTACGACATCCACCGCGGTATTTGCCACCAGGTGTTGCCGGAAGAGGGCTTTGCGCTTCCTGGGGAACTCATTGTGGGCAGCGATTCGCACTCGACCACCTACGGCGCGTTCGGCGCCTTCGCTACGGGCATCGGCCGCAGCGAGATGGCGGTCATCTTTGCCACCGGCAAGATCTGGCTGCGGGTACCGGAGACCATGCGCATTGTGGTGACCGGCGACCTTCCGGAAGGCATCTCTGCCAAGGATGTGATGTTGCACATCATCGGCAAACTCACGGCAGACGGTGCGCTGTACAAGGCAGTGGAATTCACCGGCCCCACGATCCGGCAAATGAGCATCGCCAGCCGCATGGTTCTCACGAACATGGCTGTGGAAATGGGCGCCAAGATCGGCTATGTCGAACCCGACGACAAGACCCTGGCATGGCTCGAGGGGCGGGCACGCCGCCCGTTTGAGGTGGTCACTTCCGATCCGGATGCGCTCATCGAGGAAGAACACGTGTTCGACGTCAGCAACCTCGAACCGATGGTTGCCTGCCCCCACACAGTGGACAACGTCAAACCGGTGCGCGAGGTGAAGGGGGTAAAGGTCCACCAGGTGTTCTTTGGCTCTTGCACCAATGGGCGCCTCGAGGACTTTGCCGAGGTGGTGAAGGTGCTGCGGGGCAGGCGCATTCACCCCAGTACGCGCATGATCGTGATTCCCGCCTCTCAGCAGGTGCTCAAGGAAGCGCTCGCTGCCGGCTACATCGCCGCGCTGGTGGAGGCTGGAGCGGTGATTGTCAACCCTGGTTGCGGGCCGTGCATGGGCAATCACGAGGGGATCCTGGCCCCGGGCGAGGTGACCCTGAGCACCTCCAACCGCAACTTCAAGGGGCGCTTTGGCTGCAAGGAAGCGGAAATCTACCTCGCCAGCCCGCGTACCGCAGCGGCAACGGCCCTCACCGGCACCATTACCGATTTCCGCGAAGTGGTCTGA
- a CDS encoding alanine:cation symporter family protein — translation MTAFLEELLRISQMLADFMWGNWMILLLVGTGVVLTVVTRGIQVRKFFLSLKFAFSGASKKSAVHSKQGDISPFAALMTALAATVGNGNIAGVATAIATGGPGAPFWMWVSALFGMATKYAEGFLGVKYRKVAEDGSMAGGPMYYCRYGIKWKPLARVLGMVFAVCGAFTALFGTGNMMQSNSMALAFKTQFHVPTIVSAVVITVLVGLVIIGGIKRIGAVAERLVPTMILFYLAGAAVILISRATALDDAFMLIFRSAFSLQAAGGALVGTTVQKAISLGVRRGVLSNEAGLGSAAIAQAAAKSPDPTYNGLVAMTGVFIDTLLVNTITTLTIVVTGLWMLTPAAGVELLREGTRLAPEAVATLPPAAQQLAARIGYDLANGGLSSTALTTMAFNSVIPFGGWIVAIGSFLFGYTTLIGWAYYGEQCIEYIWGVKSKMPYRLVYITLLFFGALMTGKYLNIVWYVGDTANAIMAFPNLIGLLLLSGVVARVTRHHFLEQM, via the coding sequence ATGACCGCCTTTCTCGAGGAACTCTTGCGCATCTCGCAAATGCTGGCGGACTTTATGTGGGGCAACTGGATGATCCTGCTCTTGGTGGGCACCGGCGTGGTGCTCACCGTGGTGACGCGCGGCATTCAGGTGCGCAAGTTCTTTCTGTCCCTGAAATTCGCCTTCAGCGGCGCCTCCAAGAAGAGCGCCGTCCACTCCAAGCAGGGTGACATCTCGCCGTTTGCGGCGCTGATGACCGCGCTTGCTGCCACCGTGGGGAACGGCAACATTGCCGGCGTGGCTACGGCCATCGCCACCGGCGGACCAGGCGCGCCGTTCTGGATGTGGGTGTCCGCCCTCTTCGGCATGGCCACCAAGTATGCGGAAGGGTTCTTAGGGGTGAAATATCGCAAGGTCGCCGAGGACGGCTCCATGGCGGGCGGTCCCATGTACTACTGCCGCTACGGCATCAAGTGGAAGCCTCTGGCGCGCGTGTTGGGGATGGTATTTGCCGTCTGCGGTGCGTTCACCGCCCTGTTCGGCACCGGCAACATGATGCAGTCCAACTCCATGGCGCTGGCCTTCAAGACGCAGTTCCACGTGCCGACCATCGTGAGCGCCGTGGTCATCACCGTCCTGGTCGGCTTGGTCATCATTGGCGGCATCAAGCGCATTGGTGCGGTTGCCGAGCGCCTGGTGCCCACCATGATTCTCTTTTACCTGGCGGGGGCGGCTGTCATTCTCATCAGTAGGGCAACAGCCCTCGATGATGCCTTTATGCTCATCTTCCGCTCGGCATTCTCACTGCAGGCAGCAGGTGGCGCGTTGGTCGGCACGACCGTGCAGAAAGCCATCAGCCTCGGCGTGCGCCGCGGGGTGTTGTCCAACGAGGCGGGATTAGGCTCGGCAGCCATAGCCCAGGCGGCAGCCAAGTCGCCGGACCCCACGTACAACGGACTGGTGGCGATGACTGGCGTGTTCATCGACACCTTGCTCGTGAACACCATCACCACGCTCACGATCGTGGTCACCGGCCTGTGGATGCTCACCCCTGCGGCCGGAGTGGAGTTGTTGCGGGAAGGCACCCGCCTGGCCCCGGAGGCTGTCGCCACGCTTCCGCCCGCCGCCCAGCAACTTGCCGCACGCATAGGCTATGACCTGGCCAACGGCGGGCTGTCGAGCACGGCACTCACTACCATGGCCTTCAATTCGGTTATCCCCTTCGGCGGCTGGATTGTGGCCATTGGCTCTTTTCTCTTCGGCTATACCACGCTCATCGGCTGGGCCTACTACGGTGAGCAGTGCATCGAGTACATTTGGGGCGTCAAGTCGAAGATGCCCTACCGCCTGGTCTACATCACTCTGCTCTTCTTCGGCGCCTTGATGACTGGGAAGTACTTGAACATTGTCTGGTACGTGGGCGACACCGCCAATGCCATCATGGCCTTCCCCAATCTGATCGGGCTCTTATTGCTCTCGGGCGTGGTGGCACGTGTGACACGGCACCATTTCTTGGAGCAGATGTAG
- a CDS encoding DNA photolyase — translation MTYRAFAPEKVFIASSVAEEPLTKRVLDRLPGAQHILLPEEGGLFPQVTEEEAAHSLLLARQRGHFAKPCPGTKGYICCGYWNLNVAMGCTIGCRYCILQGYLNCPVATIYTNSADLWQELDELLARRWPAAVRIGTGELADSLAFDHLIDLNRELVRYFADKRHALLELKTKTDTIAPLLGLEHGRRTVLSWSLNTARMVAAHEPNSAPLTRRLEAAQKAQDAGYRLGFHFDPLIWYEGWKEEYAGVVDRLFSFARPENIAWISLGALRYPAHLDELIRERHRQSDLPLGELVPGKDGKLRYFRAIREEMFQWLYQRIRLHAPHVLVYLCMESDEVWRRSFGWSPGDSAGLARLLDERVHLP, via the coding sequence GTGACCTACCGCGCCTTCGCTCCTGAGAAGGTGTTCATCGCCTCCTCGGTAGCCGAGGAGCCGCTGACCAAGCGTGTGCTCGACAGGCTGCCCGGGGCGCAGCACATCCTTCTGCCGGAGGAGGGCGGCCTGTTTCCCCAGGTGACCGAGGAGGAGGCCGCGCACAGCCTTCTCCTTGCGCGACAGCGAGGGCATTTCGCCAAGCCGTGCCCCGGCACCAAGGGCTACATCTGCTGCGGTTATTGGAACCTCAATGTTGCCATGGGGTGCACCATCGGCTGCCGCTACTGTATTCTCCAAGGATATCTGAATTGCCCGGTGGCGACGATCTACACCAACAGTGCCGACCTGTGGCAGGAACTGGACGAGCTCTTGGCGCGACGATGGCCGGCGGCAGTGCGCATCGGCACAGGCGAGTTGGCCGACAGCCTTGCCTTTGACCACCTCATCGACTTGAACCGGGAGCTGGTGCGTTACTTTGCCGACAAGAGGCACGCCCTCCTCGAGTTGAAGACGAAGACTGACACCATTGCGCCGCTATTGGGCCTCGAGCATGGCAGGCGCACGGTGCTCTCCTGGTCCTTGAACACCGCGCGCATGGTTGCGGCCCATGAGCCGAACAGTGCCCCATTAACGCGGCGGCTGGAGGCGGCACAGAAAGCGCAGGATGCCGGATACCGGCTGGGCTTCCACTTCGACCCGCTCATCTGGTACGAGGGGTGGAAGGAGGAGTATGCGGGCGTGGTCGATCGCCTCTTTTCCTTCGCTCGGCCCGAGAACATCGCCTGGATAAGCCTGGGTGCCTTGCGCTACCCCGCTCACCTGGATGAGCTGATCCGCGAGCGCCACAGGCAAAGCGATTTGCCGCTGGGGGAGTTGGTACCCGGCAAGGATGGCAAGTTGCGCTATTTTCGCGCGATTCGGGAGGAGATGTTCCAGTGGCTGTACCAGCGCATTCGCCTGCATGCGCCGCACGTTCTGGTCTACCTGTGCATGGAAAGCGACGAGGTCTGGCGCCGATCTTTTGGATGGTCGCCGGGGGACAGCGCCGGCCTCGCCCGTCTGCTCGACGAGCGCGTCCACCTGCCTTAG
- a CDS encoding GIY-YIG nuclease family protein → MPQNVESKAQNEPTRHYVYIVRCGDGSFYTGCTKNVEERVRRHNGELHGGARYTRTRRPVVLVHCEEFTSLREARRRERALKRLSRTAKELLIAGSSAGGAADTLAQAGGSRISAARKKATTRIDVDELYKKLRKPMPKPTVVHKDRKRYSRKQKHPRIPEEEE, encoded by the coding sequence TTGCCTCAAAACGTAGAAAGTAAGGCGCAGAACGAGCCGACTCGCCACTACGTCTACATTGTCCGCTGCGGCGATGGTTCGTTCTACACGGGCTGCACCAAGAACGTCGAGGAGCGCGTCCGGCGCCACAACGGCGAACTGCACGGAGGGGCGCGCTACACACGCACGCGGCGACCCGTGGTGCTGGTACACTGCGAGGAGTTCACCTCCTTGCGAGAGGCGCGGCGCCGGGAGAGGGCACTCAAGCGCCTCTCGCGGACGGCCAAGGAACTGCTCATCGCCGGCAGCTCTGCAGGTGGGGCAGCGGATACGTTGGCCCAGGCAGGAGGCAGCAGGATTTCGGCCGCACGCAAGAAGGCCACCACGCGTATTGACGTGGATGAGCTGTATAAGAAGCTCCGCAAGCCCATGCCCAAACCGACGGTGGTGCACAAGGACCGCAAGCGCTATTCGCGGAAGCAGAAGCACCCGCGCATTCCTGAAGAGGAGGAGTGA